The Aeromicrobium yanjiei genome includes a region encoding these proteins:
- a CDS encoding low molecular weight phosphatase family protein, which yields MSAPRFGILAVCTANICRSPMMEMLLQAQLDDSRYEVASAGVQGWDRKPMDASAAAELERLGHSAEGFRSHPIGSYLVDSADLILTATRTHRSDVLGLSPQALRRSFTLVEFAALSGIVTADSPRELVAQAAQQRSLAPAEIDIGDPYRRGPEVHRAIADQIAEAVATISTRLNALVTADSH from the coding sequence ATGAGCGCCCCCCGGTTCGGCATCCTCGCCGTCTGCACGGCCAACATCTGCCGCTCCCCGATGATGGAGATGCTGCTGCAGGCCCAGCTCGACGACTCGCGCTACGAGGTCGCGAGCGCCGGGGTCCAGGGCTGGGACCGCAAGCCGATGGACGCGTCCGCGGCGGCCGAGCTCGAGCGCCTCGGCCACTCCGCGGAGGGATTTCGCTCCCACCCGATCGGCTCCTACCTCGTGGACTCCGCCGACCTGATCCTGACCGCGACCCGGACCCACCGCTCCGACGTCCTCGGCCTCAGCCCGCAGGCCCTGCGCCGCAGCTTCACCCTCGTCGAGTTCGCTGCACTGAGCGGCATCGTGACGGCCGACAGCCCGCGCGAGCTCGTCGCACAGGCTGCGCAGCAGCGCAGCCTCGCGCCGGCCGAGATCGACATCGGCGACCCCTACCGCCGGGGCCCCGAGGTGCACCGCGCGATCGCGGACCAGATCGCGGAGGCGGTCGCGACGATCAGCACCCGGCTCAACGCCCTGGTCACCGCCGACAGCCACTGA
- a CDS encoding DEAD/DEAH box helicase — MTSDLSVDTPTFADLGLIDTLVERLGSLGYETPTPIQSRAIPTLLEGKDVVGLAQTGTGKTAAFALPILQKIDPKNSKTQAIVLAPTRELALQVCEAITTYAVNLPGIRVLPVYGGQGYGFQLQGLQRGAHIVVGTPGRVIDHLERGSLDLTALEFLVLDEADEMLNMGFAEDVERILADTPEYKQVALFSATMPKMIRSLAKKYLHDPVDIATPKATTSTTTVRQRWIQVSHHHKVDALTRLLEVETGDGMIVFVRTKSATEELAEKLRARGYTAAALNGDLVQAQRERTVSQLKSGQIDIIVATDVAARGLDVERITHVVNYDIPHDTEAYVHRIGRTGRAGRTGEAILFVTPRERRMLSAIEKVSGRPVEEMSVPSAEEVNERRAGRFAQAITSSMGSPQFHAFRSLVEEYASENDVSMTDVAAALAVMSQTDKEFFLRPDPPKKPARERDRDFEPRKKPAGFDRSDRLPAEGAAVYRVAVGKRHKIGPSAIVGALANEGSLKRSDFGKITIGQDHTLVELPADLPDAVFEALANTRISGKLIDLQPDSGPPIRRTREDRKGNPPPKRSHENRPYPSKAPDKGSYESKGSSGKPARKPRHK, encoded by the coding sequence ATGACATCCGACCTTTCCGTCGACACGCCCACCTTCGCCGATCTCGGCCTCATCGACACCCTCGTCGAGCGCCTCGGCTCGCTCGGGTACGAGACGCCGACCCCGATCCAGTCCCGCGCGATCCCCACCCTGCTCGAGGGCAAGGACGTCGTGGGTCTCGCGCAGACGGGCACCGGCAAGACGGCCGCCTTCGCGCTGCCGATCCTGCAGAAGATCGACCCGAAGAACAGCAAGACGCAGGCCATCGTCCTCGCGCCGACCCGTGAGCTCGCGCTCCAGGTGTGCGAGGCCATCACGACGTACGCGGTCAACCTCCCGGGCATCCGGGTCCTGCCGGTCTACGGAGGACAGGGCTACGGCTTCCAGTTGCAGGGCCTGCAGCGCGGCGCGCACATCGTGGTCGGCACCCCCGGCCGCGTCATCGACCACCTGGAGCGGGGCAGCCTCGACCTGACTGCGCTGGAGTTCCTCGTGCTCGACGAGGCCGACGAGATGCTCAACATGGGCTTCGCCGAGGACGTCGAGCGCATCCTCGCGGACACGCCTGAGTACAAGCAGGTCGCCCTGTTCTCGGCGACCATGCCCAAGATGATCCGCAGCCTGGCCAAGAAGTACCTCCACGACCCGGTCGACATCGCGACGCCCAAGGCGACGACGTCGACGACCACGGTCCGCCAGCGCTGGATCCAGGTCTCCCACCACCACAAGGTCGATGCCCTGACGCGTCTGCTCGAGGTCGAGACCGGCGACGGCATGATCGTGTTCGTCCGCACCAAGTCGGCCACCGAGGAGCTCGCCGAGAAGCTGCGCGCCCGCGGCTACACCGCGGCAGCCCTCAACGGCGACCTGGTCCAGGCCCAGCGCGAGCGCACGGTCTCGCAGCTCAAGTCCGGGCAGATCGACATCATCGTCGCGACCGACGTCGCGGCCCGTGGCCTGGACGTCGAGCGCATCACGCACGTCGTCAACTACGACATCCCGCACGACACCGAGGCGTACGTCCACCGCATCGGTCGCACGGGCCGCGCCGGCCGCACGGGCGAGGCGATCCTGTTCGTCACCCCCCGCGAGCGCCGCATGCTCTCGGCGATCGAGAAGGTCTCGGGCCGCCCCGTCGAGGAGATGTCCGTCCCGTCCGCCGAAGAGGTCAACGAGCGTCGCGCGGGCCGCTTCGCCCAGGCGATCACCTCGAGCATGGGCTCGCCGCAGTTCCACGCGTTCCGCTCGCTCGTCGAGGAGTACGCGAGCGAGAACGACGTGTCGATGACCGACGTCGCAGCAGCCCTTGCGGTCATGAGCCAGACGGACAAGGAGTTCTTCCTGCGTCCCGATCCGCCCAAGAAGCCCGCACGCGAGCGCGATCGCGACTTCGAGCCCCGCAAGAAGCCCGCAGGCTTCGATCGCAGCGACCGGCTCCCCGCCGAGGGCGCTGCGGTCTACCGCGTCGCGGTCGGCAAGCGCCACAAGATCGGCCCGTCCGCGATCGTCGGTGCACTGGCCAACGAGGGCAGCCTCAAGCGCTCGGACTTCGGCAAGATCACGATCGGCCAGGACCACACGCTCGTGGAGCTCCCGGCGGACCTGCCGGACGCCGTCTTCGAGGCGCTGGCCAACACCCGCATCTCGGGCAAGCTGATCGACCTGCAGCCCGACAGCGGGCCGCCGATCCGCCGCACCCGCGAGGACCGCAAGGGCAACCCGCCCCCGAAGAGGTCGCACGAGAACCGGCCCTACCCGTCCAAGGCGCCGGACAAGGGTTCGTACGAGTCGAAGGGATCGAGCGGCAAGCCCGCTCGGAAGCCGCGGCACAAGTGA